The Tigriopus californicus strain San Diego chromosome 5, Tcal_SD_v2.1, whole genome shotgun sequence genome includes a region encoding these proteins:
- the LOC131880105 gene encoding CDK2-associated and cullin domain-containing protein 1-like: protein MFVSLPAVDVVAEAGTVQEFKSEPCPVVLLNRRVLCPVAIMSLVGLGLGDLDETSYNEKYWIPLRGMLEIIFHQPAGSYQPVSYEETYTLIYKCVSMRSAERLFRDIVQFVESVIQGWQIGLERVSGSPTLFVEAFTKTLEQYFHATSTLLPVCTYLDKSYVKIRIGSTMELFLNGVFTRGIQRENIQCFLKLLSEARSQPFTISPQVMQRSVQYLHRLDASLVSLDWELFSAFLTNVRPAMLECDLEAQIEADRKLQAELRESGFASGESKSRKRIFDADH from the exons ATGTTTGTGAGTTTGCCtgctgttgatgttgttgctgaGGCTGGAACAGTTCAAGAGTTCAAGTCCGAACCATGTCCGGTAGTGTTGCTCAATAGGCGTGTCCTCTGTCCAGTGGCCATCATGAGTCTGGTGGGCTTGGGTTTGGGCGATTTGGACGAGACGAGTTACAATGAGAAGTATTGGATTCCGCTGCGCGGGATGCTCGAGATAATTTTCCACCAACCCGCCGGGTCCTATCAACCCGTCTCGTATGAAGAGACCTACACGCTCATTTACAAGTGTGTGAGCATGCGGAGTGCCGAACGACTCTTCCGCGATATCGTCCAATTCGTGGAAAGCGTCATTCAAGGCTGGCAAATCGGATTGGAACGCGTTTCGGGGAGCCCGACGCTATTTGTGGAGGCCTTTACCAAGACCTTGGAGCAATACTTTCATGCGACGAGCACTTTATTGCCGGTGTGCACGTATCTGGACAAGTCGTACGTGAAGATCCGAATAGGGTCAACGATGGAGCTCTTTCTCAATGGCGTGTTCACCCGAGGAATTCAGCGAGAGAATATCCAATGCTTTTTAA AGCTCCTTTCGGAGGCCCGAAGTCAGCCCTTTACCATATCGCCTCAGGTAATGCAGAGGTCGGTTCAATATCTCCATCGCTTGGATGCTTCTCTGGTGAGCCTCGATTGGGAGCTGTTCTCAGCCTTTCTCACTAATGTCCGCCCCGCCATGCTCGAATGCGACCTAGAAGCCCAAATTGAGGCAGATCGGAAGCTCCAGGCTGAACTTCGGGAATCGGGCTTCGCCTCGGGCGAGTCCAAAAGCCGGAAACGAATCTTTGACGCGGATCACTAG
- the LOC131880106 gene encoding uncharacterized protein LOC131880106 isoform X2 codes for MATPGRPPSSGMARKSTSKASIPTARKSTSSASSVSSVTPQVASHRFAMESDSHDPSALTDPTFQVPRQHRYAERTSGRVSSKNPIFDNSLERRRSRTLRPRESMSINYARNGGVKQMGDRERRKAANAAKQTLIAKSQNTLQRGRDIDYVSKGSVRLHDNPLSWLSFSVPEVWVQ; via the exons ATGGCCACCCCCGGACGTCCCCCATCGTCGGGTATGGCCCGCAAATCCACCTCCAAGGCTTCAATACCCACGGCCAGAAAATCCACATCCTCGGCTTCCTCGGTGTCCTCGGTGACCCCCCAGGTCGCGTCTCACCGATTTGCCATGGAATCCGACTCACACGACCCTTCGGCCTTGACTGATCCCACGTTTCAGGTGCCTCGTCAGCATCGATACGCCGAGCGCACCTCCGGACGGGTTTCGAGCAAGAATCCCATCTTTGACAATTCTCTGGAACGTCGACGATCTCGAACCCTTCGACCTCGGGAAAGCATGTCCATTAACTACGCTCGCAACGGAGGCGTCAAACAAATGGGCGACCGGGAACGCCGGAAAGCGGCTAATGCGGCCAAGCAGACGTTAATAGCCAAAA GCCAAAACACTTTACAACGAGGTCGGGATATTGACTACGTGTCAAAAGGATCTGTGCGATTGCATGACAACCCTCTGTCCTGGTTGTCATTTTCCGTGCCCGAAGTGTGGGTCCAATAA
- the LOC131880106 gene encoding uncharacterized protein LOC131880106 isoform X1, whose protein sequence is MATPGRPPSSGMARKSTSKASIPTARKSTSSASSVSSVTPQVASHRFAMESDSHDPSALTDPTFQVPRQHRYAERTSGRVSSKNPIFDNSLERRRSRTLRPRESMSINYARNGGVKQMGDRERRKAANAAKQTLIAKKQAKTLYNEVGILTTCQKDLCDCMTTLCPGCHFPCPKCGSNKCALECRNNRKWQYETLELEGTTNSLIQNPFLISGPAKHLALRG, encoded by the exons ATGGCCACCCCCGGACGTCCCCCATCGTCGGGTATGGCCCGCAAATCCACCTCCAAGGCTTCAATACCCACGGCCAGAAAATCCACATCCTCGGCTTCCTCGGTGTCCTCGGTGACCCCCCAGGTCGCGTCTCACCGATTTGCCATGGAATCCGACTCACACGACCCTTCGGCCTTGACTGATCCCACGTTTCAGGTGCCTCGTCAGCATCGATACGCCGAGCGCACCTCCGGACGGGTTTCGAGCAAGAATCCCATCTTTGACAATTCTCTGGAACGTCGACGATCTCGAACCCTTCGACCTCGGGAAAGCATGTCCATTAACTACGCTCGCAACGGAGGCGTCAAACAAATGGGCGACCGGGAACGCCGGAAAGCGGCTAATGCGGCCAAGCAGACGTTAATAGCCAAAA AACAGGCCAAAACACTTTACAACGAGGTCGGGATATTGACTACGTGTCAAAAGGATCTGTGCGATTGCATGACAACCCTCTGTCCTGGTTGTCATTTTCCGTGCCCGAAGTGTGGGTCCAATAAATGCGCTTTGGAGTGCCGCAACAACCGGAAGTGGCAATACGAGACCCTGGAGTTAGAAGGCACAACTAATTCCCTCATACAAAACCCCTTTTTGATCAGTGGACCAGCCAAACATTTGGCATTGCGAGGCTGA
- the LOC131880108 gene encoding uncharacterized HIT-like protein slr1234, producing the protein MSLIIFRAHGLLRSLPRGFTTHRSPLAPVACHFPRVSPLRAMSEESKAKAAAGGPVAGEKTIFMKIIDKEIPTTLIHEDDRCVAFDDISPQAPVHFLVIPKKPITMIDTAEPEDEGVLGHLLLVAKKVALEQKGLDKGYRLVINNGVEGCQSVYHLHVHCIGGKQLSWPPGC; encoded by the exons ATGTCGTTGATCATCTTCCGCGCCCACGGTCTCCTTCGATCTCTTCCCCGGGGATTCACTACCCACAGGAGCCCACTCGCCCCCGTCGCCTGCCACTTCCCCCGGGTTTCGCCCTTG CGCGCAATGTCTGAGGAATCCAAAGCAAAAGCCGCGGCTGGTGGACCCGTTGCGGGTGAGAAAACCATTTTCATGAAGATCATTGACAAGGAGATCCCCACTACATTGATTCATGAGGACGATCGATGTGTGGCCTTTGACGATATCAGTCCACAGGCTCCAGTTCATTTTCTGGTCATCCCCAAGAAACCAATCACCATGATTGACACGGCTGAGCCCGAGGATGAAGGG GTTTTGGGTCATTTGTTGTTGGTGGCAAAAAAGGTTGCCCTCGAACAAAAAGGACTGGATAAGGGATACCGTTTGGTCATTAACAACGGTGTCGAGGGCTGTCAGTCCGTGTACCATCTTCATGTCCACTGCATCGGTGGAAAGCAGTTGTCCTGGCCTCCGGGTTGCTAA
- the LOC131880107 gene encoding cyclin-dependent kinase 8-like produces MDFEFKRRTAQLREKVEDIYDFEGCKIGRGTYGHVYKAKRKDGSDPKEYALKQIEGAGLSMSACREIALLRELKHPNVINLIRVFLSHPDRKVSLLLDFSEHDLWHIIKFHRAAKANKKQVMVYKGMVKSLLYQILDGIHYLHSNWVLHRDLKPANILVMGEGPERGRVKIADMGFARLFNSPLKPLADLDPVVVTFWYRAPELLLGARHYTKAIDIWAIGCIFAELLTSEPIFHCRQEDIKTSNPYHHDQLDRIFSVMGFPQDKDWEDIRRMPEHPTLTKDFKRSNYQSCSLIKYMDRHRIKPDSKAFLLLQKLLLMDPTKRITSEAALLDGYFREEPLPTQDVFGSGPIPYPKREFLTDDDNEDKNDSKMNRSDRTSNNVSNRGNDMGNPQDNGQPPLKRIRMGPTNHIQSNSSGGVPQQGGGPGGHGGGSYGNHPHQNQGHPHHGHMVGYGAPQNPNQQQFNQQQRY; encoded by the exons ATGGATTTCGAGTTCAAACGTCGGACGGCACAACTCCGAGAGAAGGTCGAGGATATCTATGACTTTGAAGGCTGCAAGATCGGCCGAGGCACTTATGGACACGTCTACAAGGCCAAACGGAAGGATGG GTCTGATCCGAAAGAATACGCGTTGAAACAGATCGAAGGAGCCGGACTATCCATGTCTGCTTGTCGAGAAATTGCG CTTCTGCGCGAACTCAAACACCCGAATGTGATCAATTTGATACGCGTGTTCTTGTCTCATCCGGATCGAAAAGTCTCTTTGTTGCTTGATTTTTCGGAGCACGATCTTTGG CACATCATCAAATTTCATCGGGCGGCAAAGGCCAACAAGAAGCAGGTAATGGTCTACAAGGGTATGGTCAAATCACTACTATACCAGATTCTGGATGGCATCCACTATCTTCATTCCAATTGGGTTCTGCATAGAGATCTG AAACCGGCCAACATTTTGGTCATGGGCGAAGGTCCTGAGCGTGGTCGCGTCAAAATTGCCGACATGGGTTTCGCTCGTTTGTTTAATTCGCCGCTGAAGCCCTTGGCCGATTTAGACCCCGTGGTAGTGACGTTTTGGTATCGTGCCCCTGAATTATTGCTGGGAGCCCGACATTACACCAAGGCTATCGATATTTGGGCGATTGGTTGCATTTTTGCGGAGCTCCTTACCTCTGAGCCCATTTTCCATTGCCGACAAGAAGACATTAAGACGAGTAACCCGTATCACCACGACCAATTGGATCGGATCTTTTCGGTGATGGGATTTCCGCAAGACAAGGACTGGGAAGATATCAGGCGCATGCCCGAGCACCCTACGCTCACGAAAGATTTTAAACGTTCCAA TTACCAAAGTTGCTCCCTCATCAAATACATGGACCGTCATCGCATTAAGCCCGATTCAAAGGCGTTCCTATTGCTGCAAAAGCTTCTACTTATGGATCCTACCAAACGAATCACGTCCGAAGCGGCACTTCTGGACGGATACTTTAGAGAAGAACCTCTCCCAACGCAG GATGTTTTCGGTAGTGGTCCGATTCCCTATCCCAAGCGAGAATTTTTGACCGATGACGACAACGAGGACAAGAACGATTCCAAGATGAATCGCTCTGATCGGACCAGCAACAATGTGTCCAACCGTGGCAACGACATGGGCAATCCCCAAGACAATGGTCAACCTCCTTTGAAACGAATCCGAATGGGTCCCACCAATCATATCCAATCGAATTCGTCCGGAGGAGTTCCCCAACAAGGAGGAGGACCCGGCGGACACGGAGGAGGCTCCTATGGGAATCACCCGCATCAAAACCAAGGCCACCCGCATCATGGCCACATGGTTGGTTATGGAGCGCCTCAGAATCCTAATCAACAGCAATTTAATCAACAACAGCGATATTAA